From Bacillus sp. (in: firmicutes), the proteins below share one genomic window:
- a CDS encoding DUF58 domain-containing protein — MKKWKQAFKIAFKGILLIILLASTFAYAMFQGGFVSWFLFYSFIPFALYSFLLLLYPFRDFKVERIIDRSNVKAGDHVPVTIRMTRSFPFPLFYMVVEDILPSSITDHSECKPVKKIIFPWFRKTIELSYLINHIPRGEHLFRVVRCTIGDPLQLIEREKMFSYESHLLVYPSYVEIVYRPLESRYDQGMVHSTLRIQRDTSLVTGVREYQPGDRVSWIHWKAFAKKNELMTKEFEEKRSHDVWLLLNREQSEAFELLVKFAASVTRAVLKHGAQLGVYSVGEEYTILPLNGGDEQKQKVFYHLAKVKDNFPDSFQQVIRSFQQEVPTTVSVLILTTSMTPFMIKEFHRFTSVGVFLIKRDGEPLKREEKIAMNEAKLKGMLVKVLREHDFSHAFAEVKNA; from the coding sequence ATGAAAAAATGGAAGCAGGCGTTCAAAATCGCATTCAAAGGGATATTATTGATCATCTTATTGGCAAGTACGTTTGCTTATGCCATGTTTCAAGGGGGCTTTGTCAGTTGGTTTTTATTTTATAGTTTTATTCCGTTTGCCCTTTATTCTTTTCTTTTACTATTGTACCCCTTTCGTGATTTTAAAGTGGAACGAATTATTGACCGGTCAAATGTCAAAGCCGGAGACCATGTTCCGGTGACGATTCGAATGACACGGTCGTTTCCGTTTCCTTTATTTTACATGGTGGTAGAGGATATCCTGCCAAGTTCCATTACCGATCATTCAGAATGTAAGCCCGTCAAAAAAATCATTTTTCCATGGTTTCGCAAAACGATCGAATTAAGTTATCTAATCAACCATATTCCAAGAGGAGAGCATCTGTTTCGTGTCGTTCGCTGTACAATAGGCGATCCGTTGCAGCTAATTGAACGAGAGAAAATGTTTTCTTATGAAAGTCATCTCCTTGTTTATCCCTCATATGTCGAAATAGTGTACCGTCCGTTAGAAAGCCGGTACGACCAAGGAATGGTTCATTCGACCTTACGAATACAAAGAGATACGTCATTAGTAACAGGGGTAAGAGAGTATCAACCGGGGGATCGGGTGTCGTGGATTCATTGGAAAGCTTTTGCGAAGAAAAATGAATTAATGACGAAAGAGTTTGAAGAAAAACGGTCGCATGATGTGTGGTTATTACTGAACCGTGAACAAAGTGAGGCGTTTGAACTGCTTGTGAAATTTGCCGCATCGGTTACACGAGCGGTGTTAAAGCACGGGGCACAATTAGGTGTGTATTCGGTCGGAGAAGAATACACAATTCTCCCGTTGAACGGAGGCGATGAGCAAAAGCAAAAAGTATTTTATCATTTAGCGAAAGTAAAGGATAATTTCCCTGATTCGTTCCAGCAAGTCATTCGTTCGTTCCAACAAGAAGTGCCAACAACGGTTTCCGTCCTTATTCTGACGACCTCAATGACGCCGTTTATGATTAAAGAATTCCATCGCTTTACATCAGTTGGTGTCTTTTTAATCAAACGAGATGGCGAACCGTTGAAAAGGGAAGAAAAAATCGCGATGAATGAGGCGAAGTTAAAAGGGATGTTGGTCAAAGTGTTACGGGAGCATGACTTTTCCCATGCGTTTGCGGAGGTGAAAAACGCATGA
- a CDS encoding MoxR family ATPase produces the protein MTTKVSNEKLLRVIDNIEKVMIGKKEVGELCLVALLAKGHVLLEDVPGVGKTMMVRSLAKSVSATFKRIQFTPDLLPSDVLGVSIYDPKKMEFQFRPGPIMGHIILADEINRTSPKTQSALLECMEESSVTVDGVSYQLKAPFFVMATQNPIEYEGTYPLPEAQLDRFLLKIEMGYPTAEEEIEVLNRAQRIPPIEQLQPVITLDELRELQEAVLEVIVDETIKRYIVDLATRTRTHTNVYLGVSPRGSIGLMRACQAYALLRGRDYVIPDDVQYLAPFVFAHRMILKPEATYEGVTSREVVQQIIQRTKIPIKKVVR, from the coding sequence ATGACGACAAAGGTCTCAAATGAGAAACTTTTACGCGTAATTGATAATATTGAAAAAGTGATGATCGGAAAAAAAGAAGTTGGAGAGCTATGCTTAGTCGCTTTGTTAGCGAAGGGGCATGTGTTATTAGAAGACGTACCAGGTGTCGGAAAAACGATGATGGTTCGGTCATTAGCGAAATCCGTTAGTGCCACGTTTAAACGAATTCAATTTACCCCCGATTTATTGCCATCTGATGTCCTCGGTGTTTCTATTTATGATCCAAAGAAAATGGAATTTCAGTTCCGACCTGGTCCTATTATGGGCCATATCATTTTAGCCGATGAAATTAACCGGACGTCACCGAAAACGCAATCGGCGTTACTCGAATGTATGGAAGAAAGCAGTGTGACTGTCGACGGAGTATCGTATCAGTTGAAAGCTCCATTTTTTGTGATGGCCACGCAGAACCCGATTGAATATGAGGGGACATATCCACTACCAGAAGCGCAGTTGGATAGATTTTTATTAAAAATTGAAATGGGGTATCCAACAGCAGAAGAAGAAATTGAGGTGTTAAATCGGGCGCAACGTATTCCGCCGATTGAACAGCTTCAACCGGTGATAACCTTAGACGAGCTAAGAGAGCTGCAAGAAGCGGTACTTGAAGTCATTGTCGATGAAACGATTAAAAGATATATAGTCGATCTTGCTACCCGCACCAGAACACATACGAATGTGTACTTAGGCGTTAGTCCTCGTGGGTCTATCGGATTAATGCGGGCCTGTCAAGCGTACGCCCTATTAAGAGGTCGTGATTACGTGATTCCAGACGATGTCCAATATTTAGCTCCGTTCGTGTTTGCGCATCGAATGATTTTAAAACCAGAGGCGACGTATGAAGGGGTTACTTCACGAGAAGTGGTTCAACAAATCATTCAACGGACGAAGATCCCGATTAAAAAGGTCGTGAGATAA